One genomic window of Silurus meridionalis isolate SWU-2019-XX chromosome 22, ASM1480568v1, whole genome shotgun sequence includes the following:
- the LOC124376092 gene encoding UPF0500 protein C1orf216 homolog isoform X1, whose protein sequence is MFLLKDRSADMGATQSQTNMLKQDRPVNVAFGGQLGGTNSTLRILSSDQRTCEKDGNSNFLGQGEFGLSGDENRNQVRPRALGLSSRYPPPSANHYVPGPLSPLSRLPCWSPLEPLPEIDSGEDTGGRVPPDGAEEGKIDEEMRRMSDDEKEQEPEDLIKGKVQEQVEEEEEVLDWDGSNDELEFSYRSESSSPLTIESGDVTGGDSLNLVWDRICVGGSNSENGDATTNLQEKHNFEEDKTADSHHKSLRGSSLAEEASSDSESDLYSELPQLMEAVWTLEDRERFKAQEMEKHHVQLTMYRRLALIRWVRTLQERVQEQQNRLQSSFDIILTHRKELLRMGSATAAIGQ, encoded by the exons ATGTTTCTACTGAAGGACCGGAGCGCTGACATGGG AGCAACGCAATCTCAGACGAACATGCTGAAGCAAGATCGACCTGTGAATGTTGCTTTTGGAGGTCAGCTAGGAGGTACAAACTCGACCCTGCGTATTCTCAGCAGCGACCAGAGAACTTGTGAAAAAGATGGGAACTCTAATTTCCTGGGTCAAGGTGAATTTGGATTGAGTGGAGATGAGAACCGCAACCAAGTGCGTCCTCGAGCTCTGGGCCTGTCAAGCCGCTACCCACCACCTTCTGCTAACCACTATGTGCCTGGACCGCTCTCTCCCCTGTCTCGCCTTCCCTGCTGGAGTCCCCTGGAACCTCTTCCTGAGATTGACAGTGGAGAAGATACTGGAGGCAGGGTGCCTCCAGATGGAGCCGAAGAAGGCAAAATAGATGAAGAGATGAGGAGAATGAGTGACGATGAGAAAGAGCAAGAGCCAGAAGACCTTATAAAAGGTAAAGTGCAGGAACaggtggaggaagaagaagaggtgtTAGACTGGGATGGAAGTAATGATGAGCTTGAATTTAGTTACAGGTCAGAAAGCTCCTCGCCTCTGACCATTGAAAGCGGAGATGTGACTGGGGGAGACTCTCTTAACTTAGTATGGGATCGCATCTGTGTGGGAGGTTCAAACTCAGAAAATGGCGATGCAACCACAAATCTACAAGAAAAACACAACTTCGAAGAGGATAAGACAGCTGACAGTCACCATAAGAGCCTTAGAGGTTCTAGTCTAGCTGAAGAAGCATCCTCAGATTCAGAGAGTGATCTCTACTCTGAGCTCCCCCAACTCATGGAGGCTGTATGGACCCTGGAAGACCGGGAGCGTTTCAAAGCCCAAGAGATGGAAAAGCACCATGTGCAGTTGACCATGTACCGTAGGCTTGCCCTGATCCGCTGGGTGCGCACCCTGCAGGAACGTGTCCAAGAACAACAGAACCGACTCCAATCCAGCTTTGATATCATTCTTACTCACAGGAAAGAGCTGCTCCGCATGGGCTCAGCTACAGCTGCCATTGGCCAGTAA
- the LOC124376092 gene encoding UPF0500 protein C1orf216 homolog isoform X2, which yields MLKQDRPVNVAFGGQLGGTNSTLRILSSDQRTCEKDGNSNFLGQGEFGLSGDENRNQVRPRALGLSSRYPPPSANHYVPGPLSPLSRLPCWSPLEPLPEIDSGEDTGGRVPPDGAEEGKIDEEMRRMSDDEKEQEPEDLIKGKVQEQVEEEEEVLDWDGSNDELEFSYRSESSSPLTIESGDVTGGDSLNLVWDRICVGGSNSENGDATTNLQEKHNFEEDKTADSHHKSLRGSSLAEEASSDSESDLYSELPQLMEAVWTLEDRERFKAQEMEKHHVQLTMYRRLALIRWVRTLQERVQEQQNRLQSSFDIILTHRKELLRMGSATAAIGQ from the coding sequence ATGCTGAAGCAAGATCGACCTGTGAATGTTGCTTTTGGAGGTCAGCTAGGAGGTACAAACTCGACCCTGCGTATTCTCAGCAGCGACCAGAGAACTTGTGAAAAAGATGGGAACTCTAATTTCCTGGGTCAAGGTGAATTTGGATTGAGTGGAGATGAGAACCGCAACCAAGTGCGTCCTCGAGCTCTGGGCCTGTCAAGCCGCTACCCACCACCTTCTGCTAACCACTATGTGCCTGGACCGCTCTCTCCCCTGTCTCGCCTTCCCTGCTGGAGTCCCCTGGAACCTCTTCCTGAGATTGACAGTGGAGAAGATACTGGAGGCAGGGTGCCTCCAGATGGAGCCGAAGAAGGCAAAATAGATGAAGAGATGAGGAGAATGAGTGACGATGAGAAAGAGCAAGAGCCAGAAGACCTTATAAAAGGTAAAGTGCAGGAACaggtggaggaagaagaagaggtgtTAGACTGGGATGGAAGTAATGATGAGCTTGAATTTAGTTACAGGTCAGAAAGCTCCTCGCCTCTGACCATTGAAAGCGGAGATGTGACTGGGGGAGACTCTCTTAACTTAGTATGGGATCGCATCTGTGTGGGAGGTTCAAACTCAGAAAATGGCGATGCAACCACAAATCTACAAGAAAAACACAACTTCGAAGAGGATAAGACAGCTGACAGTCACCATAAGAGCCTTAGAGGTTCTAGTCTAGCTGAAGAAGCATCCTCAGATTCAGAGAGTGATCTCTACTCTGAGCTCCCCCAACTCATGGAGGCTGTATGGACCCTGGAAGACCGGGAGCGTTTCAAAGCCCAAGAGATGGAAAAGCACCATGTGCAGTTGACCATGTACCGTAGGCTTGCCCTGATCCGCTGGGTGCGCACCCTGCAGGAACGTGTCCAAGAACAACAGAACCGACTCCAATCCAGCTTTGATATCATTCTTACTCACAGGAAAGAGCTGCTCCGCATGGGCTCAGCTACAGCTGCCATTGGCCAGTAA